A portion of the Flavobacterium magnum genome contains these proteins:
- a CDS encoding TonB-dependent receptor gives MRKFLLLLVLVSFSAHAQTVKMEGFVTDGAAVPMEMANVMAVNLDTKAMDSYSITNDKGRFQLALKPNSAYTIKISYIGFKAVELAINTTTENIVKNITLEEGAVLDEVEIVHEMPVSIKGDTIVYNADSFTSGTERKLEDVLKKLPGVEVNADGEVEVEGKKVQKLMVEGKDFFDGDTKLGVKNIPADAIDKVQVLRNYNEIGALKGLENNEESVAMNIKLKDGKKNFWFGDFTAAAGPDKRYLVNPKLFYYNPKYSVNLITNFNNVGELPLTMQDYFKFSGGFRNMMKKGGSSFNVSSNDLGISLLRNNRAKEIETRFGATNFSYNATKSWTLSGFVILSSSTTETETRSQTVILETDDQQKSDDKSLQKSELGLFKFSSSYKPNEKFQWDYDVLSKLSDQREADNLFRQAIVDNTVTSEDIFTNKAQSPTSVNQNLSMYYTQSDKNVFALEVQHLYQDEDPFYNANLQTQPFMLNGYIRGQLRNDINQQRFVRTNKIDAKLDYYYMLTPKSNINLTFGNTYSHQNFNSHIFQILDGNNRNDLNAPENNNGVRYTFNDAFLGFHYKILSGKFTLTPGFSVHSYDMVNVQQGTEYKQDFFRILPDFFALYQIKKAETLTYNFAISNDFTDISQLIEGNVFSSYSNLFRGNRTLENATSQVHSLRYFKYNMFNFENITGYLQYSRKVDAVKTNAVFDGINQFSSPYNSNFADENFSAFGNYGRSFLRNYKASVNASFNWSKFNNIQNGVFRETESVTHSYTLKAATIYKNLPNIEVGYNISINDYNNSTFITDRPFVNLDYFFLKRFSFTAEYEFYHYRNDDNTVSNEYDFLTASLSYQKENSKWEFRLSGTNLLNTTSLNDDGFTQFSTRTSQYFVQPRYLLLGIKYDL, from the coding sequence ATGAGAAAATTCCTGCTGCTGCTTGTGCTGGTTTCATTCAGCGCGCACGCACAAACTGTAAAAATGGAAGGTTTCGTCACCGACGGCGCCGCTGTCCCGATGGAAATGGCCAATGTGATGGCGGTAAACCTCGACACCAAAGCGATGGACTCGTATTCGATTACCAATGACAAGGGACGATTCCAGCTTGCGCTCAAGCCGAATTCGGCGTATACTATCAAAATCAGTTACATCGGGTTTAAGGCCGTCGAGCTGGCCATCAATACAACTACTGAAAACATAGTGAAAAACATTACGCTTGAGGAAGGCGCGGTGCTCGATGAGGTGGAAATCGTTCATGAGATGCCGGTGTCAATCAAGGGCGATACGATTGTTTATAACGCCGATTCCTTTACCAGCGGTACAGAGCGCAAGCTCGAAGATGTGCTGAAAAAATTACCCGGCGTCGAAGTGAATGCGGATGGCGAGGTGGAAGTCGAAGGCAAGAAAGTCCAGAAGCTGATGGTGGAAGGGAAGGATTTTTTTGACGGCGATACGAAACTCGGTGTCAAGAATATCCCGGCTGATGCAATCGACAAGGTCCAGGTCCTGCGCAACTACAATGAAATCGGTGCGCTCAAAGGTCTTGAAAATAACGAGGAAAGCGTCGCGATGAACATCAAGCTCAAAGATGGCAAGAAGAATTTCTGGTTCGGCGATTTCACGGCTGCGGCTGGGCCGGATAAGCGTTATCTGGTGAATCCCAAACTCTTTTACTACAATCCGAAATACAGCGTCAACCTGATCACAAATTTCAATAATGTTGGCGAGCTGCCGCTCACGATGCAGGATTATTTTAAATTTTCCGGTGGTTTCCGCAACATGATGAAGAAAGGCGGCAGCAGTTTCAACGTGTCCTCAAACGATCTTGGGATTTCGCTGCTGCGCAACAACCGCGCCAAGGAAATCGAAACGCGATTCGGTGCCACTAATTTCTCCTATAACGCCACCAAAAGCTGGACGCTCAGCGGTTTCGTCATCCTTTCGTCCTCCACCACAGAGACTGAAACCCGCTCGCAGACCGTCATACTTGAGACAGACGATCAGCAAAAAAGCGATGACAAATCCCTGCAAAAAAGCGAGCTGGGACTATTTAAGTTCAGCTCCAGTTACAAGCCTAATGAAAAATTCCAGTGGGATTACGATGTGCTTTCGAAACTGTCGGATCAGCGCGAAGCCGATAATCTTTTCCGCCAGGCCATTGTAGACAACACAGTAACTTCTGAGGATATTTTTACGAATAAGGCCCAGAGCCCGACTTCGGTGAACCAGAACCTGAGCATGTATTATACCCAAAGTGACAAGAACGTTTTTGCGCTTGAAGTACAGCACCTGTATCAGGACGAAGATCCGTTTTACAACGCCAACCTGCAAACGCAGCCGTTCATGCTAAACGGCTACATTCGCGGTCAGTTGCGCAACGACATCAACCAGCAACGGTTCGTCCGGACCAATAAAATTGACGCCAAACTGGACTACTATTACATGCTGACGCCGAAAAGCAACATCAACCTGACCTTCGGGAATACCTATTCGCACCAGAATTTTAATTCCCATATTTTCCAGATCCTCGATGGCAATAACAGGAATGACCTCAATGCACCCGAGAACAACAATGGGGTACGCTACACATTCAACGATGCGTTCCTCGGGTTTCATTACAAAATATTGAGCGGTAAATTCACATTGACACCGGGTTTCAGCGTCCATTCCTACGATATGGTAAACGTGCAGCAGGGCACCGAATACAAGCAGGATTTTTTCAGGATCCTGCCTGATTTCTTTGCACTGTATCAGATTAAGAAAGCTGAGACACTTACATATAATTTCGCTATTTCAAATGATTTTACCGACATCAGCCAGCTCATCGAAGGCAATGTGTTTTCATCTTACAGCAATTTATTCCGCGGAAACAGGACCTTGGAAAATGCGACCTCGCAGGTACACTCGCTGCGGTATTTCAAATACAATATGTTCAATTTTGAGAATATCACGGGCTACCTGCAATACTCCAGGAAGGTCGATGCGGTGAAGACCAATGCGGTTTTTGACGGCATCAACCAATTTTCAAGCCCGTACAATTCAAACTTTGCCGACGAGAATTTTTCAGCTTTCGGGAATTACGGCCGTTCATTCCTCAGGAATTACAAGGCGTCGGTGAATGCGAGCTTCAATTGGTCGAAGTTCAACAACATCCAGAACGGTGTGTTCCGCGAAACGGAAAGTGTCACCCACAGTTACACCCTGAAGGCGGCCACGATTTACAAGAACCTGCCCAATATTGAGGTGGGCTACAACATCAGCATCAACGATTACAACAATTCGACTTTCATCACTGACAGGCCTTTTGTAAACCTGGATTACTTTTTCCTGAAGCGTTTTTCATTCACTGCAGAGTATGAGTTTTACCACTACCGCAATGACGACAACACCGTCAGTAATGAGTACGATTTCCTGACGGCCAGCCTGAGCTATCAGAAGGAAAACAGCAAATGGGAATTCCGTCTTTCCGGGACAAACCTGCTGAACACGACCTCGCTCAACGACGACGGCTTCACGCAGTTTTCGACCAGGACGTCGCAGTATTTCGTGCAGCCCAGGTACCTGCTGCTTGGAATAAAGTATGATTTGTAG
- the metK gene encoding methionine adenosyltransferase, which translates to MAYLFTSESVSEGHPDKVADQISDALIDNFLAFDTDSKVACETLVTTGQVILAGEVKSKTYLDVQQIARDVIKKIGYTKSEYMFEANSCGVLSAIHEQSQDINQGVDRANKEEQGAGDQGMMFGYATNETADYMPLALDLSHKLLQELAEMRRESTQITYLRPDAKSQVTLEYDNNNKPSRIDAIVISTQHDDFDEEAAMLSKIKNDIIELLIPRIISKYPQYAHLFNDKIEYHINPTGKFVIGGPHGDTGLTGRKIIVDTYGGKGAHGGGAFSGKDPSKVDRSAAYATRHIAKNLVAAGIADEILVQVSYAIGVAKPMGIYINTYGTSKVSLTDGEIAKKVEAIFDMRPYFIEQRLKLRNPIYSETAAYGHMGRKPETVTKTFKSPTGETKTVTVELFTWEKLDYVDKVKTAFGL; encoded by the coding sequence ATGGCTTATTTGTTTACTTCTGAATCTGTAAGTGAAGGGCATCCGGACAAAGTTGCCGATCAGATATCCGACGCCTTAATCGATAATTTCCTGGCTTTTGATACCGACTCAAAAGTGGCCTGCGAAACGCTCGTAACCACCGGACAGGTCATTCTCGCAGGAGAAGTGAAATCGAAAACCTATCTTGACGTACAGCAAATTGCCAGGGATGTCATCAAAAAAATAGGATACACAAAAAGCGAATACATGTTTGAAGCCAATTCCTGCGGTGTGCTGTCTGCGATTCACGAACAGTCGCAGGACATTAACCAGGGTGTCGATCGTGCCAATAAGGAAGAGCAGGGCGCCGGTGACCAGGGGATGATGTTCGGTTATGCCACCAATGAAACCGCCGATTATATGCCTCTGGCCCTTGACCTGTCGCACAAACTGCTTCAGGAACTTGCGGAAATGCGCCGTGAAAGCACCCAGATTACCTACCTGCGTCCTGATGCAAAGTCTCAGGTCACATTGGAATACGACAACAATAACAAACCGTCCCGTATCGATGCCATCGTAATATCGACACAGCATGATGACTTCGATGAGGAAGCTGCGATGCTCTCCAAAATCAAGAATGACATTATCGAATTGCTGATTCCAAGGATTATTTCCAAATATCCGCAATACGCACACCTTTTCAACGACAAGATTGAATACCATATCAATCCTACAGGCAAGTTTGTGATCGGCGGACCGCATGGCGACACCGGATTGACAGGCCGCAAAATCATTGTAGACACGTACGGCGGAAAAGGCGCCCATGGCGGAGGTGCATTTTCGGGAAAAGACCCAAGTAAAGTAGACCGAAGTGCTGCGTACGCTACAAGGCATATCGCAAAAAACCTTGTTGCCGCAGGCATCGCTGATGAAATACTGGTTCAGGTCTCCTACGCTATCGGCGTGGCCAAGCCAATGGGAATTTACATCAATACATACGGAACGTCGAAAGTAAGCCTGACGGATGGGGAAATCGCTAAAAAGGTGGAAGCCATATTTGACATGCGCCCCTATTTTATCGAACAAAGACTGAAACTGAGAAACCCGATTTACAGTGAAACGGCGGCTTACGGCCACATGGGACGCAAACCGGAAACCGTCACCAAAACTTTCAAAAGCCCTACCGGAGAAACAAAAACTGTAACCGTTGAGTTGTTCACCTGGGAAAAACTCGATTATGTTGACAAGGTAAAGACAGCCTTCGGACTGTAA
- a CDS encoding HTTM domain-containing protein, protein MFDKFIRPFQSKTAAGLISHPGYLMLLAFFNGALLMNFHSMYRKDLVFSLVLIFFGTVSMIHIRHWWAAVANCLLTLTYFWGKFPRMANHSNLEFFIEIVILGLLLAKVSNRNFRIPDGLISRIFRFSLVTVYFYTGFHKLNTDFFNSSVSCVNDINAYAFSIFTAKPVTLSPQLSSFFQYATIFIEMVLPFGLLWNKTRKYSAMLLLLFHLYLGLTVFGDFSALACFLILGCLIDFERRSIDSGLIRHIRVYLAFIVTASIAKPFLDKYIIAQEVPHLHGALFNFGALWFFAYYLRHYRAADTGPRFRQYLIPACCCVLISLWSMKTYIGLGNSANLTMFSNLVTEKSRSNHLLIDTRKTKIFKFEEDNILVLKLDERLQKEKAEGFIFPVTEFRYRASNWVKAHPDWAIHCTIVHKSDTTVVTDLRKTGLIRTEWWYRYLNFRKIQPDGPCQCLW, encoded by the coding sequence ATGTTCGATAAATTCATACGTCCTTTTCAGTCCAAAACCGCCGCGGGTTTGATTTCGCATCCGGGCTACCTGATGCTACTCGCCTTCTTCAACGGCGCACTGTTGATGAATTTTCACTCGATGTACAGGAAAGATCTTGTCTTTTCACTGGTACTTATTTTCTTTGGAACGGTGTCGATGATACACATCCGGCACTGGTGGGCGGCAGTTGCCAATTGTCTGCTGACGCTGACGTATTTCTGGGGCAAATTCCCACGCATGGCCAACCATTCCAACCTTGAATTTTTCATCGAGATCGTGATCCTGGGATTGCTGTTGGCAAAAGTTTCAAACCGGAATTTTAGAATTCCGGACGGCCTCATCTCAAGGATTTTCAGGTTTTCTCTCGTTACGGTGTATTTTTATACAGGATTTCATAAGCTTAACACCGACTTTTTTAACAGCAGCGTCAGTTGTGTAAACGACATCAACGCCTATGCTTTTTCAATCTTTACAGCAAAACCGGTGACGCTTTCGCCACAACTCTCCTCATTTTTTCAATACGCCACTATTTTTATAGAAATGGTGCTGCCATTTGGGCTGCTCTGGAATAAGACAAGGAAATACAGCGCCATGTTATTGCTATTGTTTCACCTGTATTTGGGCCTGACGGTTTTCGGCGATTTCTCCGCACTTGCGTGTTTCCTGATTTTAGGCTGCCTGATCGATTTCGAAAGACGCTCAATCGATTCCGGTTTGATAAGGCACATACGGGTTTACTTGGCCTTTATCGTCACAGCGAGCATAGCAAAGCCTTTCCTCGACAAATACATTATTGCACAGGAGGTGCCTCACCTGCACGGGGCGCTTTTCAATTTTGGGGCGCTGTGGTTTTTTGCGTACTACCTCAGGCATTACCGCGCTGCAGATACCGGGCCTCGGTTTAGGCAGTATTTGATTCCCGCATGTTGCTGCGTTCTCATCAGCCTGTGGTCGATGAAAACGTACATCGGCCTGGGGAATTCCGCCAATCTGACCATGTTCAGCAATCTGGTGACCGAAAAAAGCAGGAGCAATCATCTGTTGATAGACACCCGGAAAACCAAGATTTTCAAATTTGAAGAAGACAACATCCTCGTCCTTAAACTGGACGAAAGGCTGCAAAAGGAGAAAGCGGAAGGATTTATCTTTCCCGTAACCGAATTCCGTTACCGCGCTTCCAACTGGGTGAAGGCCCACCCCGACTGGGCGATTCATTGTACAATCGTCCATAAAAGTGATACCACTGTCGTGACTGACCTAAGAAAAACCGGTCTGATCCGCACCGAATGGTGGTACCGTTACCTGAACTTCAGGAAAATCCAACCGGACGGCCCTTGTCAATGCCTTTGGTAA